AGGGCCGGGTTCAACGTGGCCGTGTCGGCCGGGGCCAGGTCATCGGCCACGAGGATGAACGGGGTGTCCGACGCCGGGATGCCCGGGGCCGGCACGCCGCGCAGCTCGGCGACGATACGGGACCGCACGTCGAGCACATCCGTGGACCGCTCGGCCATGTAGCCGCCGAGGTTGTGCAGCATCTCGGCCACGGACGCCGCCGACTCCCAGATCGCACGTTCGGCGGAGGTGCCGTTGTTGGTCATCAGCTTCACGGCGCCCTTGATGAGCATCGGGTCAGCCGCCATCAGCGCAGTGGCCTCGAGGACCGACTTACCCGCGCCGGTGGCGCTGACCGAGCGCTCTTTGAGCTCGGCCTGCACCACCTTCGCGGCCGTGCGAAGCGTGACGGCGGCATCCTCTGCCGTCGTCGACGAGGCCAGCTTTTCTCCTGCTGGCGGCTCGCTCACGGCCTTGGGCATCTGCCGGACGGATCCTACGATCCTGCCGGGGCTGACCCCTACTCCTGTGAAACTCTGCACGGAACTTCCTCAATTCTTCGGCTTTTAGGCGTTAATGGTGCCCCCTAATATTAGGCGTTCACCAGGGTGTTGTTCTGCTGGATGGACTCCGCAGTCGGGGCCTTTCGGACGTAGCGCTTGAGCGCGATTACCGCTAGGGCGGAGATGATCGTGCCGATCACGATGGCCAGAATGAAGCCCAGAACGTTCTCGATGGCGAAGAACACGAAGATTCCTCCGTGCGGCGCCTTCGACGTGACGCCCCAGGCCATGGTCAGCGCACCGGTGGTGGCCGCGCCGAGCATGCTCGCCGGGATCACGCGCAGCGGGTCAGCCGCGGCGAACGGGATGGCGCCTTCGGAGATGAACGACGCTCCGAGCAGCCAGGCCGCCTTGCCGTTCTCGCGTTCGACCGGGGTGAACAGCTTGCGGTCGAGCACGGTGGCGAGGGCCATGGCGAGCGGCGGAACCATGCCGGCGGCCATGACCGCGGCCATGATCTGCCACGGCGCCTGGTTGGCAAGGGTGGCCGCTCCGAGGCCGGCGACGGCGAAGGAGTAGGCGACCTTGTTGACCGGACCACCGAGGTCGAACGCCATCATGAGACCGAGGATCAGGCCGAGGATGACCACGGACGCGCCGGTCATGCCGTTCAGCCAGTCGCTCAGTGCGACGGTGAGCCAGGCGATCGGTCCGCCGAGCACCAGGAACATCAGCCCGGAGGCGAAGATCGAGGCGAGGAGCGGGATGATCACGACGGGCATCAGGCTGCGCAGCCAGCGCGGCACGGTGAACGAGCCGATCCAGGCCGCGGCGACACCGGCGAGCAGGCCACCGACGATGCCGCCGAGGAAGCCGGCACCCATGAAGCCGGAAACCGCACCGGCGACGAAGCCGGGAGCGATGCCGGGGCGGTCGGCGATGCCGTAGGCGATGTAGCCCGCGAGCGCCGGAACCAGGAAGCCCATCGACAGGGCGCCGATCTTGAACAGTACTGCGCCCAGGTAGATGAGCATGCCACCCTCTGGCAGGTTCCAGAGGCTGTTCTGCAGCACGACGGTGTCGGCGACCTCGGTGATCTTGTAGCCACCGAGCAGGAAGCCCAGCGCGATCAGGAGGCCTCCACCGGCGACAAACGGGATCATGTAGCTGACACCGGTGAGCAGGGCCCGCTTGACCTTCTGGCCCAGGTGCTCGTTCTCGCTGACCGAGTCGGATGCCGCGGCGCCGGCACCGCTGACGCGGCGGGCGTTGGGGTTGTCGACGGCCGCGAGGGCCTCTTCGATCATCTTCTTCGGCTCGTCGATGCCGCGCTTGACGGGCGACTGGATGACGGGCTTGCCGGCGAACCGGGCCTTGTCGCGAACATCCACGTCGACAGCGAAGATCACGGCGTCGGCGGCGTCGATGACCGAGGCGGCCAGCGGGGTCGCTCCGGCGGAACCCTGGGTCTCGACCTGCAGGTCGATGCCCATGTCCTTGGCGGCCGCGACGAGCGCATCCGCTGCCATGTAGGTGTGCGCGATGCCGGTGGGGCAGGCGGTGACGGCCACGAGGCGGCGGGTGCCGGCGGTTGCGGCGCCGGTCGTGCCGGCTCCGGTCGGTGCCTGGGTGGGCACGGCTGCGGTGGCGCGCGGGGCTGCCGGGGCGGAGTGCGCTCCGGCTGCGGCCGCGGTGACCGGCGCGACGATGTCGGTGACCAGGGTGACGATCTCCTCGGGGCTCTTCGCGGCGCGCAGGGCGGCGGTGAAGTCCGACTTCATCAGCGAGCGGGCCAGCTTGGAGAGGATCTTGAGGTGGTCCTGGTCGGCGCCCTCGGGGGCGGCGATCATGAAGATCAGGTCGGCGGGACCGTCGGCGGAGCCGAAGTCGACCGGCTGCGACAGACGGGCGACGGCGAGCGTCGGCTCGGTGACCGCGGCGGACCGGCAGTGGGGGATCGCGAGACCACCGGGGATGCCGGTGGAGGTCTTCGCCTCGCGGGCGAGGGCGTCTGCGTACAGGCCCTCGATCTCGGTGGCCCGTCCTGCGCCGGCCACGAGCTCGGCAAGGTGCCGGATCACTGTGGCCGGTGCGTCACCGAGGTTCTTGTCCAAAGCGACGAGCTCTGGGGTAATCAGTGCACTCACTGGTCATCCTCCTTTGGATGTGTAGCAAATGCCGTCACGGTGACGGCTGTGGGGTCGGTCTGGTTGAGCGCCGGCACGGTTGAGCCGGGCAGGGATGCGGCGGCGGCGCCGTGGGCGGCGGCCTGTCGCAGGCAGTCCGGGGCGGATGCCCCGGCCAGATCGCTGAGCAGGAAACCTGCCAGCGAAGAATCTCCGGCGCCGACGGTGGAGACCGCGACGATCGGGGGACGGGTGGCAAGCCAGTAGCCCTTGGCGGTGACCAGCAGCGCGCCTTTGGCGCCGAGGGTGGCCAGAACGGCCCCGACTCCGGCGTCGATCAGGGTGTGCGCGGCACGGGCGGCCAGGTGCGGATCGGCCTCGAGGCTGTCCGGGTCGGAGATGCCGGTGAGCTCGGCGAGTTCGTCGGCGTTGGGCTTGAGCAGGTCGGGGCCGGCGGCGACGGCCGCGGCCAGGGGAGCGCCGGAGGAGTCGATGGCGACCTTGGGCGCGTTGGCGCCGAAGCGCGCCTTGAGCTCACGGGTGAGGTCGGCGTAGAACCCGTCGGGTACCCCGGGCGGCAGCGATCCGGCCAGGACCAGCCAGGAAGCGCCCTCGGCCTTCTCGAGGACCAGTTCGATCAGCGCTTTCTGCTGGTCGAGGGTGAGCGCAGGGCCCGGCTCGTTGACCTTGGTCGTGGTGCCGTCGGGTTCGGTGATGGCGATGTTGCTGCGCAGGGTGGCGCCGATCGGCAGGCCGATGTGGGGGATGCCCTGGGCAGCCAGCGCGAGCAGCACCGGGTCTTCGGGGTCGCCGGGCAGGATCGCCAGGCTGTCGATGCCGGAGGCCTCGAGGGCCCGGCAGATGTTGACGCCCTTTCCACCGGGTTCCTGGTGCGCGTCCACGGCCCGCTGCACATCGCCGCGGGCGAGGGGACCGGCAAGCTCGATGGTGCGATCCAGGCTGGGGTTGGGGGTGAGTGTGACGATCATGCGATTACGACCTCGACATCCGCCGCGGCCAGGGCTGCGGCAAGTTTGGGGGAAGGGGGAGCATCGGTGATGAGCGCGTCGATGTCGCTCAGAGCAGCGAACCTGACCAGGGTCTCCTGATCGAGTTTTGAGGAGTCGGCGAGGGCGACGACGCGGCGGGCGGAACGCACGATGGCCGTCTTCACGGCGGCCTCGACCGAGTCGGGGGTGCTGAAGCCGAAGTCGGCGGCCACACCGTTGGCGCCGACGAAGGCGATGTCGGGGCGCATAGCGTCGAGCTGCTGGGTGGTGCGGGTGCCCACTATGGCGCGGGTGAGGCCGCGCACCCGGCCGCCGAGGATCTGCAGCGAGATCGCCTCGTTGGCGGCGAGCTTGTAGGCGATGGGGAGGGCGTTGGTGATGACCAGGAGCTGGTCGCCGCCGTTGGCCGGCGTCCAGTCGAGCAGCCGGTCGGCCAGCAGCTCGGTCGTGGTGCCCGAGTCGAGGATGATCGACCCGGTGGTGCTCGCGGGGATCATGTCGAGGGCGGCGGCGGCGATGCGGGCCTTCTCGTCGTGGCGCTGGGTCTGGCGCTCTTCGAAGCTGGGCTCCGACATGCTCAGCCGGTCGATAGCGACGGCACCGCCGTGCACCCGGCGCAGGTGCCGGCTGAGCTCGAGCACCGAGAGGTCGCGGCGCACGGTCTCCGGCGTGATGTCGAAGCGGGCGGCGAGTTCGTTGACGGTGACCCGGCTCAAGTCGGACACCATCTCGGCGATCATCGACTGACGCTCTTCGGCGAACATCGGGCCTCCTCGACGGTGAGAACTCAGGTGAGCGTGGCCGGGGGGACGACGCCAAAAGTTGTTATGCCTGACTTTAGACCCGTTTGTTTTTGAAAGTCAACCAAAACACAGACAAACAAAGATCCCTGGATGCGGGTCGACAGTTTCCGGGGCCTTTCCTGCGCCATTTCGGTGCGCTTCAGCTCGCATCTGGCCCTGACTTCGGAACGACGGGTGACCGAACGCACACCACTCCCGAACGGCTGGGCGGACCGTGCCTTTCGGGTTGGTGACGCCCGCGAGGCCGGAGTGAGTCGTTCCCGATTGCGCAGCGGCGACCTCGACCGCCCCTTCTGGGGCATCCGTACCCCGGCGCTGCCCTCGCCGGACGAACCGGGCGGTCAGGTTGGCGGTGTCACGCAGTTGGAGAGGCTCTGCACGGCGCTCCTGGTGCGGATGCCTCCCGACGCTTTCTTCACCCACGGCACGGCCGCTCTCCTGCTCCGCCTGCCCGTGCCATCCCGGTTTGCGCGAGTGCGTCCGGTTCATGTCGGTGTCCCTGCCCCGGCTCCGGCCATGGACAGGCGCGATGTCGTCGGCCACAGTCTGCGCATCGATCCGGACGATCTCGTCGACCGCGGTCCACTGCGTCTCACCGGTCCGGCGCGCACCTGGCTGGATCTCGCGGCGCTGCTCACCCTGGCGGAACTGGTGGCCGTCGGTGACCACCTGTTGTACTGGGAGTCTCCGATTCTCACCCGGGGTGAGCTCGCCGATGCGCTGGCGCGTTACCCCGGCCGCAGGGGCCTGGCCCGGGCCCGGGCCGCCCTGCCGCTGCTGCGCACCCGCTCGGAGTCGCCGCGCGAGTCGGTGCTCCGCGTCATCATCGTGCTCGCCGGCCTGCCCGAACCCGAGTGCAACTACCGGGCGTTCGACCCCCAGGGCCGGTTCCTGGCCCGCGGCGACCTCGTCTACCCCGACTACAAGCTGTTCCTCGAGTACCAGGGCGACCACCACCGCACCGATCGGGCGCAGTGGCGCTCCGACATCCGCCGCATCGGCCGCCTCGAAGACAACGGCTGGCAGGTGCTGCAGTTCACCGACGACGACCTGCACGACCCGGCGGCCCTGGTGGCGCGCATCGCCCGTCGGTTGCGGGACCGCGGGTGGGCCCCATGACGGCTCTACTCGTGACGCTTCTACTCGTAGTGCGAGAGTCCGCTCAGCTCGCCACCGTCGGTGAGGAACTCGGCACCGGTGGAGAAGCTCGACTCGTCGCTGGCCAGGAACAGCACCAGGTTCGCCACCTCCACGGGCTCGCCCACCCGGTGCAGCGCCACATGCTTCTGCGGGAGGTCGAGTCCCTCGGTCATAGGCGTGGCGATGGCGCCAGGGTGCACCGAGTTCACCCGTACGTTGTACCTGCCCAGATCCAGCGCCACGGCCTTGGTCAGCCCGCGCACCCCGAACTTGGCCGCGACGTAGCCGGGCAGGGCCTCGTAGCCCTGCAGCCCGGCGGTCGACGAGACGTTGATGATCGACCCCGCCGACGAGCGGATGATCGCGGGAACGGCGGCCTTGATGCCGAGGAACACTCCGGTGAGGTTGACCGCGATGATGCTGTTCCAAGCCTCGAGGGTGTACTCCTCGATCGAGCCGAAGTTCACGATGCCGGCGTTGTTGACCAACACGTCGAGGCCGCCGAATTCGGACACGGCCGCCGCGACGGCGTTGTCCCAGTGCTGCGCGCGCGTGACGTCCAGGTGTACGAACCGGCAGGCGTCGCCGAGGTCGGCCACGAGGGCCGCGCCGTCCTCGTCGAGCACATCGCCCACAACCACCCGCGCGCCCTCCTCCACGAGGCGCCGGGTCATGGCGGCGCCGAGCCCCCGTGCTCCGCCACTGATGAGTGCGACCTTTCCGCTGACACGTGCCATGGCGCATCCTCCCTGTTCTCTCGGTACTGTTCTGTCGGTACCGTCCTGTTGCCGGGCAATGTACACGCGTCATGGGCCACCCCGCCGTGCCGGACGGGCCGTGTCGGTGGCCGACGGTAGCGTGGAAGACATGAAGATCCTGCACACGAGTGACTGGCACATCGGGCGCACCTTCCACACACACCAGACGCTCGACCACCTGCGCGTCGTGCTCGACGCCCTCGTCGACATCGTGCGCGACCGACACGTCGATGTGGTCGCGGTCGCCGGCGACATCTTCGACTCGGCGATGCCCTCGGCCGACAGCTACGCCCTGCTGGGCGGCACCCTGGCCAAGCTGCACGCCACCGGGGCCCGCGTCGTGATGACCAGCGGCAACCACGACTCCGCCACGCGCCTGGGCTTCCAGTCGGAGTGGACCGCGCTGGCCGGCATCCACGTGGTCACCCGTTTCGACCAATACCGCACACCCGTCAGCATCGACGACGAACACGGTCCGGTGCACTTCTACGGCATTCCGTTCCTCGAGCCGGCGCTGGTGCGCCACCACTACCCCGACGAACTCCTCAAGACCCACGAGCAGGTGCTGGGGCTGGCCATGCGGCAGGTTCGCGCCGACCTGGCCGAGCGGGGCGGCCGCTCCGTGGTGCTCTCGCACTGCTTCGCCGCCGGTGTGTCGGCGAGCGACGTGGAGCGCGACATCAGCGCCGGCGGCCTCGACCTGGTGCCGGCCGCGGTCTTCGACGGCCCCGACTATGTGGCTCTCGGCCACATCCATGGCCGCGCCCGCATCACCGACCGGGTGCGGTATTCGGGCGCCCCGCTGCACTACTCCTTCGCCGAGGCCGACAAGCCCCGCGGCGGCTGGCTCGTCGACCTCGACGAGACCGGCCTGGCCGAGGTGGAATGGGTGGACCTGCCGGTGCCCCGCCGCCTGACCGTGCTCACCGGCGACCTCGAGGACCTTGTCACCGACGACACCTTCGCAGCCGCCGAGCAGGACTGGGTCGCCGCGGTGCTCACCGACCGGGTGCGTCCCCTCGACGGCATGCGCACACTGCAGAAGCGGTTCCCCTACTGCGTCACGCTCGAGCACCGGCCCACGGTGCAGGTGGCGGCGGATGCGTCGAGCTACGCCGCGCGCGTGCACCGGAAGAGCGACCGGGACATCGTGGACGGGTTCCTGGAGTTCGTGCGGAACGGGGTGGGCCTGACCGAGTTCGAGCACGACCTCGTCGCCGACGTGCTGGCCGAGACCGCGCGCACCGAGACGGCGCGCGCGGACATGGCGTCCTCGTGAAGATCACCGGGCTGCGCCTGGCCGGGTTCGGCCCGTACAAGAACGAGCAACACGTGGACTTCACCACGTTCGACGCCGACGGCATCTTCCTCATCACCGGCAAGACCGGAGCGGGCAAGTCGAGCATCCTCGACGCCATCTGCTTCGCCCTCTACGGGTCGGTTCCCCGCTTCGACGGCAGCGAACTGCGCCTGCGCAGCGACCACTGCGACCCCGACGACCCCAGCTTCGTGGAGGTCGAGTTCACCCTCGGCGCCCAGACCTATCGGCTCTACCGCACCCCGGCCTACGACAAGCCCAAGAAGCGCGGCACGGGCACCACGCCGGCCAAACCAGAGGCCCGTCTCGAGCGGCTCGGCGCCGACGGCTGGGAGGGCCTGGCGGCCAAGCCCGTGGACGTCGCCCAGGAGCTCGACCTGATCCTGCCGCTTCGGAAGGATCAGTTCCTGCAGGTGATCCTGCTCGCGCAGAACCGGTTCCAGCGGTTCCTGCTGGCCAAGACCGACGACCGGCTGACGGTGCTCCGCACCCTGTTCGGCACGCTGCGGTTCCAACAGCTCGAGGCCGTGCTCATCTCGCGCCGCAAGGTGCTCGACGACGACCTGGCCGCCGTGAACCGCGACATCGCCGCCCTCGTGGAGTCCGCGCTGCGCCAGCTCCACCGGGCGGACGACGCTGAGGTTGACGCCGATGACGCCGATGACGCCGATGACGCCGCTGATCTGTCCGGCCCCGATCGGCCCGACCTGGACTGGTTCCTGGCCGGACTGCATTCTGTGGAGACCCGCCTCGCAGCGGCGACCCGGCGCGCCGAGACCGCCGCCGCCGCGCTGGCGACAGCCACGCTCGACTGCGCGGACGCCGAGGACCGCCGCCGCCGCCAGGACCGCCGGGACACGGCCGAGCGCACCCTGGCTGCCCTCGAGGAACGCGCCGGCGAGATCGCCGCCGTGCGCGAGACCCTGCGCCTGGCCGAGCGGGCCGCCCGCGTCTGGCCGCAGGTGCGCGCCCTGGCGGATACGCGGGAGCAGGTCACCGCGGCCGACGGTATCGAGGCCACAGCACGGGCGGCGTGGCGGCGACTGCTCGCGGAAGCTGATGGCGATGGCGATGGGGATGCCGATGCAGCAGCCCTGACTCTGGTGATCGACGACAGGCTCCGCCAGCTCGGCGGCCTGGCCGACGTACTCGCCGACGAGGTTCGGCTGCCGCAGCTCGAAGCGCAGATCAGCGCCCTCGAGCAGCAGGCGGCCGAGCAGTCCGAAGCCCTCGAGCAGGCCCGGTTGTCACTCCTGGCCCTGCCGGAACGCATCGTGGCCGCCACCGACGCCCTCGCCGTGGCCAGCCTCGGCGGCGCCCAGGCCGCCACCGCGGAGGCCGCCGTGGCGCGCGCGAAGGAGGCACTCGCCGCGGCCGAGGACATGCAAAGGCTCGACACCGAGCTCGTGGGCGTGCACCGGGCCGAGCGTGAAGCCGTGGCGGCGAACACGGCCGCCGCCCAGGCCTACCAGGACCTCGTCGACCGCCGGCTGGGCGGCTTCGCCGTCGAGCTGGCCGCCGGACTCGTCGACGGCGAACCGTGCACGGTCTGCGGATCGACGGAACACCCCGCGCCGAAGCCGCAAGAGACCGAGCCGGTCACCGAGGCCGACCTGGCCGCCGCCCGGCGCCTGATGACCCAGCGCCAGGCCGCCGTCGACGACGCCCGCACAGCCTCCCAGACCGTGGCGACCCTGCTCACCGAGGCGCAGACGCGCGCCGGAACCCGCGACTCCGACGACCTCGACGGTGCGCTCCGCACCGCGCAGGAGGCCTTGGCCACGGCCGCCGGCCACCGCGACCGTATCCGGGGACTCGAGGCCGAACTCGCCCGGCTCCGTGCCGACCAGGACGAGGCCCAGTCCGCCCTGGCCCCGCTGCAGCTGGCGCGGGACGAGACCACGGTGCACCTGGCCGGGCAGCGCAGCGAGCGGGACGGCCTGGCCGCCCGGGTGCGCCTGCACCGGGCCGGCTTCGACAGCGTCACCGACAGGTCCGATCGGCTGCAGGCCGAACTCGACGCCGCCCGGGCGCTGGCCGACGCCCTGGCCGCCGCCGCCACGGCCCGCGGCGCCGAACGAGCCGCCACCGACGCCCTGGGCCGCCAGCTCGGCGAGGAGGGCTTCACCGATGAGGCCGAGGCCCTGGCCGCGCGCCTGGCACCCGCAGCCATCGAGCGGCACGAGCGCAGCATCCGGGCCTACGACGACGAGCTCGCCGCCACCCGCGGTGTGCTCGCCGAACCCGATCTCGCCGGGCTGCCCGACGACCCCATCGACCTGGAGCCGTTGCGGAACGTCCGGGACGCAGCCGCCGTCGCGCGCGACGAGGCCCTGACCCGGCGCGAGTCGCTGCGGGAGCGCCGCACGGCGCTCACCGTTCTGGTGGCGGATGCGCGCGCCCGCCTAAAGAGGGCCGCCGACCTGCTGGCCACGCAGGCGCAGGTGCGCCAGCTCGCGGCCGTGGTGCACGGCGACGACCCCAACACCAAGCGCATGAAGCTCGAGACCTACGTGCTCGCGGCCCAGCTCGAAGAGATCATCGCGGCAGCCAATAACCGGCTACGCACCATGACCGGCGGCCGCTACGCCCTCGAGCACGACGACGCCCTGCAGTACCGCGGCAGCCAGGCCGGGCTGGGCCTGGCGATCCGCGACGAACACACCGGACGCGCGCGGGCCACGCACTCCCTGTCCGGCGGCGAGACCTTCCTGGCCTCGCTCGCCTTGGCCCTCGGACTGGCCGAGGTGGTCTCCAACCAGGCCGGCGGCATCACCCTGGACACCCTCTTCGTGGACGAAGGATTCGGCTCCCTCGACGCCGAAACGCTCGAGACGGCCATGAGCACCCTCGACAGCCTGCGGGCCGGCGGGCGCACGATCGGCCTGATCAGCCACGTCGAGTCGATGAAGGAGCAGATCCCGGCGAAGCTGCAGATCCGGGTGACACCCCAGGGCTACAGCGAGATCGACAGGACCTCCGTGGCTCTGTCATAGCTCCTCCATAGCTTCGACGGCTTGTCTGATTCCAGACGCGAACGGTTCCCGGTCGCCCCAGGAAAGGACACAGTCATGAGCGAGCCCGGCACGGCACCCGAGAACCACGCGGCAACCGAGACCCACCCGGCACCCGAGACCCACCACCGTCCGCGGTGGCGCACCGGCGACATCGTCGCCATGGGGCTGGCCGCGGCCCTCGTCGTGGGCGCCACGGGAACCGGCCTCTACTCTGCCGCGCGCGCGATCGAGCGCACCGCGGCCGCAGCCGAGACGACCACCCGGTCGGAGACCACCGCCACCACCCAGGACCCCACCGCTCAGGTCTACGGAGGCCAGGGGTACGGAGGTCAGGGTTACGAGGGCCAGGGCTACGGCGCCCCGTCGGGACGCTCCGGCGGGGGAGGATCCGCCACTCTCGACACCACCACGGCCACGGCCGCGCAGTCCGTGGGCGTCGTCGTCATCGACACGGTACTCGGCTACGAGAGCTCCGAGGCCGCCGGCACGGGGCTCATCCTCACCTCCGACGGCCGCATCCTCACCAACAACCACGTCGTGGAGGGCGCCACCAGCATCACCGTCACCGTGGTCTCCACGGGCACCGACTACACCGCGGAGGTGGTCGGCACCGACGCCACCGAAGACATCGCCGTGCTCGAACTCGTCGGCGCAAGCGGCCTCGCCACGGCCGACCTCGACACCACCGGCGAGGTCGCCGTCGGCGACGCGGTCACGGGAGTGGGCAACGCCGGCGGCACCGGATCCCTCACGGCCGCCGCGGGAACCGTGCTCAGCCTCGAACAGTCCATCACCGCACAGGACTCCGACGGCACCAACGCCGAAGACCTCACCGGCCTCATCGAGGTGGATGCCGACATCGAGTCGGGCGAATCCGGCGGGCCGCTCTACGACGCCGACGGCGAGGTGGTCGGCATCGACACCGCCGCCTCCTCGGGCAGCACCACCATCACCGGCTACGCCATCCCGATCGAGGACGCCCTCGAGATCGTTGACGCCATCGACGCCGCTGTGGCCAGCGGGGTCGACACCGACAGCATCACCGTCGGCTACCCGGCCTTCCTCGGCATCGGCCTGAGCTCGGCCACCTCCACCAGGACAACCACCGCCACCGCCACAGCAGGAGCAGGCGTCGCGGGCGTCATCGCCGACACCCCGGCCGCCACGATCGGCCTCGCCGCCGGCGACACCATCACGGCCGTCGACGGGACCGCCGTCGCCACGGCCACGGCACTGTCCGAGCTGCTCGCCGCCCACAGCCCGGGCGACACCGTGACCATCGATTGGGTGGATGCCTC
This is a stretch of genomic DNA from Cryobacterium soli. It encodes these proteins:
- a CDS encoding S1C family serine protease, which translates into the protein MSEPGTAPENHAATETHPAPETHHRPRWRTGDIVAMGLAAALVVGATGTGLYSAARAIERTAAAAETTTRSETTATTQDPTAQVYGGQGYGGQGYEGQGYGAPSGRSGGGGSATLDTTTATAAQSVGVVVIDTVLGYESSEAAGTGLILTSDGRILTNNHVVEGATSITVTVVSTGTDYTAEVVGTDATEDIAVLELVGASGLATADLDTTGEVAVGDAVTGVGNAGGTGSLTAAAGTVLSLEQSITAQDSDGTNAEDLTGLIEVDADIESGESGGPLYDADGEVVGIDTAASSGSTTITGYAIPIEDALEIVDAIDAAVASGVDTDSITVGYPAFLGIGLSSATSTRTTTATATAGAGVAGVIADTPAATIGLAAGDTITAVDGTAVATATALSELLAAHSPGDTVTIDWVDASGTTHSAAATLIAGPAA